The DNA region agtttttttttagagaaatgTGTGAAGTTCACGAATCAAACCAATTTTTGCATTTCAAAAACACTTAGTTTAGAAAATATTGTCCACGTGTCGACATTTTAttggttttttgttttattttagaaTGCTCTGCAAAAGCTTCACTCAATACACACTACACAATGCAGTAACTTGCTGCGCAAACATAACCCATTTTGGCGCTAAAAAAATTCTCTCACATTCTCTCCTCATAGCTAGGACTACTGGAATATGGGCCCAAAATTATGCTTAACACGGGTCTCATATCCCAGGAACCAACAAGGGTTGGCTTAGTGGTACAATCCGGGATTGTAAGGGGAAAGTGTTGTTGTACTTCCAGGAGACTGAACTTGTTGAGGCCAAGGCATTGAGGAAGGTACGGATAACGAGTGTGTAGCTAAGTGGGTAAATAGAGAGCTCAGTCTATGGAAGCCAATTGTGGAGACGGTTAGAGACTTACACATGCTGGTAGATTTGCGTGAATTGATGGCCTGATGGGTAAACCGTTTAAGTATCTTTCGTGAGGAGGAGAAGCAACAAGGTTGCGAATAAGCTTGCAAGGCTAGCAAAAGACACCAATTTAATTGGAGAAGTGTACTTAGAAGGACTTGAAGGATATCTCGTTCTTATTGGGTGAAGACTTGAAGTCAAATCCTTATGTTCGAGCATTGTTATTTGATTTTTACTGTAAGACTTTAAATCCTCTTTTAACTTTTGGCATTTTGATATGATTTCAACAAAACTTACCGCATGTTGAGCTTCGGTTATTTGATTTTTACGGTAAGACTTTAAATCCTTTTTGGCTTTTGGCATTTTGATATGATTATATTTCAACAAAACTTATCACATGTTGAGCtttgtttatttgatttttacAGTAAGACTTGAAATCCTAAGTGACTTGCAAACCTGATGAGCATTTTCTGCAGTTCAGTTTTGGCTCAAATAAAAACCAGAGGTTGGGAGCTATTACAATTTGGTTGGCTTGTGTGGTCTGGCTAATGAGGAATTCATTGGTTTTTAATGGTGGGGAGGTGGGTATAAGTAATGTACTGGAACTGATCAAGTGGCACTCATGGCATTGGATTAAAGCTAAATCTCGGGATTTTCACGGCTCCCTGTTCGAGTGGTCTTCTCAACCGTTGGTCTGTTTGGATTCTCTGTAATCGTGGAATTTGTCTTGCTGTTCTGCGTGGGTTTTTCAGCAACATTCCCCTCTTTTTATATCTCATGGTCACGTGGAGGGTATTAGCGTTGTAGGCTCTAGAAGGGTCTGTATTTCTGTGATCTTTTGTCGGGTAGTTGGGTTTGTCTTCATGAAGTCTGTACGGGTTCTTGTTCAGTTTTGTGCACAGGTTGTGTTGAAATGTGGGGGGTGGGTTTTCATAGTAAGTTGAAGAAGTGTTAATCCTTCTTCTATCTTTTTCTGTGGGCTCGTTTGGTACACTGTATTAGACATAataatataagcttatacaatacattatggacttatccattgtttgatgctcacattgtattgtataaacttatacatcaatctcctcttatacatcaaaatgatagattatttaatccaccctatagatgatggataatgcatgataaaagtgcaatgtataaactacttgaatatattttAATCAACCGTCACCAaaatcaccctccaccaccaccgcctccaccagtaccaccaccaccaccagtccaccaccaccaccgttgccgTCACCACAACACCCTTCACCACCACTACCGtggccgccgccaccaccacgctctagtcatcgttatcgccactactaccactaccacaccgccaccaccacgctctaccaccatcgctgccaccaacctccaccatcaccaaACCACTACTGCCAACACCGCTGCCGCTACCACTCCCACCACTGTCGCCGCTACCACTACCATGCTCCATCActgccaccatcgttgataTCTTCataccaccattgtcgccgcccccaccctccaccactgccgccaccaacaccaccctccaccactatTGTCACCACTACCCTCCATCACTGCCACCATCGCCACTAccgccactactaccaccaccaccgccaccaccaccatccaccaccactgccaccatcatcaccttctAATACCATCACTACCACACCACCAGTAACgccaccaaattatacagtgtatgatcAAACGttgtaatattaaaattttatcatgtcttatcctaTCAAGCCTAATACAATCAGACATTATACTACCAGACATTATACTATACAGCGTACCAAACGGACCCtatatatttttgtattttgtaTTATTAGGTTGAAGTACCACTTGTACTTCTTTTATCATATATATTTGGGttatggaaaaaaaatgtgCATGGTCATTTATCATTGATATTAGTACGTGTTGTATGTGTTCAACTTGCAAAAGTATCTAGACTTGGACCATATATGAAAATGTCACATTTCTTGCAAAATTTAGCGAAAGCAATAGCTTCTAGAGCTACGATACGCTATCCCCCATTAACAACCCTGGTGAAATGGTGCTTGTTAGGTGTGGTCTCAATTGAAAGCTGAAGGTACGTATTTCAGAAAAGTAACATAAACAGGATCACATTTGTTAgatgttagaagtctcacattggctagagatgttgCCAAACAAATGCTTATGATTAGGAGTAGAgaaaccctcaactcttgagctagcttttggattGAGTTCTAATATTAGAGAATTCTAGgtatatgattttaattttcccAAGTCATGGTGACGGCCGCCTCTAAAGTCTCTTAATGGTTTTGGTTTGTAATTTTTAGAACCTAAGTTTTTACAGAATGCTGAAGACACTCTTCAAGGCATTCTTCAAAACTGTTCCTTTATATAAAAATGGGCAATTCAGTTCTCTAGTGAAATGAGTAAGCTCTAAGCGAAGATGTATGGTCTTACAAGCTTAGTCCAGATAAAATATTGTAGCTAAAAAAAGTGTAAAATTGAGAATTTGAAATTGGGTCTTCTACCTTTATGGAGACTTTGAATCACATCAATATATATAGTAAAACACACTTGAACCATTGCAGTAAGTGCAGCAACAAATGAATTCCTTTGAACCATTGTTTATGTTTGAATTTCTCTTGTACGaagttgaaatattatataaagccaatcaatgtgatggttttttctcattatgaaataataaagcacatgttatccaaacccatcttgcatagtcgaattggtaaatgagCTTTAGctctaaccgaatattcacttaTGTACCTTTGAAAGCAGTCAAAGGACAAGTGGTAGCGGACTTCTTGGTAGAACACACTCTACCTAAAGAAGTCGTAGCTTACGTAGGAATTCAACCTTGGAAGTTGTTTTTCGATGGCTCAAGCCATAAGAAAGGATCAGGGATTGGGATGCTTATAATATCCCCGCGAGGTATCCCCACTAAGTTCATGTTTAGGATTCGAGAGAATTGCTCTAATAACGAAACCGAATATGAGGCTTTGATCTCTGGCCTCGAGATCTTGTTGGCTTTAGGGGCCAAGAACGTCGTCTTAAAAGGTGACTCTGAATTGATAATAAAACAACTTACCAAAGAATATAAGTGTGTTAGCGAGAATTTGGCAAAATATTACGTGAAAGCTATAagtttgttggccaaattcgaccAAGCAGGGGTCAGCCACATACCTAGCATAAACAACCAagaggccaatgaattggcacaaatcgcttCAGGGTATATGGTGGACAAAGATAGGTTGGAAGAATTAATCAAGGTTAAAGAGAAGTTGAACCCATCGGATCACGACATCCTGGCCATCGATAATATGGGGCCTAATGACTGGAGGAAGCCAATCGTCGAATATTTGCAAAACCCTATAGGAAGAACTGACAGGAAAGTCAAATACATGGCTTTAAGCTATGTCATTATAGGCAATGAGTTATTCAAGAAGAATGCAGACGGTACTTTGTTGAAATCCCTAAGCAAAGATGACGCATTCGTGGCAATTTCAACTGTGCATGATGGTCTATGCGGCGCTCATCAAGCAGGAATCAAAATGAAGTGGTTattatttcgacaagggatgtattggcccaCTATCATGAAAGACTGCATCGAATACGCAAAAGGATGCCAAGATTGTCAAAAGCACGTAGGAATCCAGCATGTGCCAGCCAACGAGTTGCATTTGATAATCAAGCCATGGTCGTTTAGAGGGTGGGCTTTGGATTTAATTGGTGAGATCAACCCATCTTCTTCGAGGCAGCGCAAGTACATAATAGTGGCCATAGACTATTTCACTAAGTGGGTAGAAGCCATCCCGTTACAAAACGTCACCCAGGACACAATGATCGATTTTATACAGAATCACATTGTGTACCGTTTTGGCTTGCCTAAGTCACTGACCACTGATCAAGGTACAATATTCGTAGGACGAAAAGTGGCATCTTTCGCAGAATCTTGAGGCATAAAACTCTTAACCTCAACCCCTTATTATGCCCAAGCAAACGGTCAGGTGGAGGTAGCCAACAAAACCCTGATCAATCTGACCAAAAAgcatgtgggtcgaaaaccCAAAAGTTGGCATGAAACCTTAGGCCAAGTGTTGTGGGCTTATCGAAATTCACCTAGGGAAGCCACGGGGGCAACACCGTTTTGACTAGCATATGGTCAGGAAGTAGTGCTGTCAGCAGAAGTTTACTTACAGTCTTGTagaattcaaagacaagaagaGATCCCTAGTGAAGACTACTGGAATATAATGCTTGACGAACTGATtgatctcgacgaagaaagattaTTGGCCTTAGACGTTCTGACCAGACAAAAGGATCGCATCGCAAAAGCTTACAATAAAAAGGTTAAAGCTAGATCTTTTTTAGTTGGTGATTACGTTTGGAAAGTTATATTGCCACTAGATAAAAAAGACAAAAGTTATGGCAAATGGGCCCCAAATTGGGAAGGCCCTTTCAAAGTCGAAAAAACACTTTCtaacaacgcttattcgattaaagaATTAGGAGGTCAATGTCGACGTGTAACGATAAATGGAAAATACTTAAAAGagtataagccaatgttgcacgaaACCAAAGTTCAATAAGCCAAAACTCAACAAACGAAGACCAAACTAAATGTTTTATTAATAAGACATTACAAAAAATACAAGATTTAAAAAGGGGGTGCTCCCCGGATCGAGTTATAGCGCACCCTCAAAGGTGCTATAAGGTTGTCCACGCCTTCCCTTTGATCTTCGAGGGAGAACTTCTCCAGTCGAAGGTTAGACTCCTCGAAAGAAGCGGTTGAGATCTTCTAAGCCAGGCTTCTCcgttcttcctcctcctctggACCCAGCTGGTCCAGGGTGGCTTCCAGATTGTCGAGCTCTTTCATCTTCTCTTCTGATTCGTTCCTGCCAGATCCAGTTCAAGATACAGGGAAGGAAGAAACTCAGAGGGATGAAGACTGAATAGCCAAAGCCACCAACCTGGAACAGAGAAGAAATTGGTGTGAAGAATGGGTTCAGTTTCGTAGCAGTGGAGATGAACGGCTCGAAGATAACAGAATTTCAGAGAACATGAGAAGTGAGCCGATTCCGACGGAGATCGTCGTAACTACGACGATGAAAGAAGCGGAAGCAAAGTGGAACGAGCAACAACCACCACCTAAACCACCGAATCTGGTTTTAGAAGCAGGGGAATACGCGGAGGGGAATATGACCAAGGTTACGGGATGTCAAGATCGCGGTTCAGTTCCGGCAAGGTTCACCACCATGGCTAATCGGCGGCCACCACCCAAGCCGCCGAACTGGGTTTCACAAGCGGTGGCTGAGGAGAAGCAAACAGATGCGACCTTGGAAGAGGTAGCATCAAATGGGAAAAAGGATTGCGTTTTGGGAATCAAAACCTAGGAAAGGGTAAAATTGGAATTTCAACATTTGAGCTTCACTTTTGACCTAATGGGCCTGGCCTAACAGGTTAGTAGTTGTGTTGTAATACAAAATTTGCTTCAAAAACCTCAAGGTGCTCAGGGCATAATAGAGTGTTATTTAAATAACTTGGgctcagtgtttgacacaaggTACCATGGCCCAACAGTAAGTATACAAAACAAACCTATCAATAAAGGAAATTCTGAATTCAATTTGGCTCAAGTTGTGAACGCTACATACGGGGAACATGGGGCAGTTTCCATTCATCATCCTAGAACATCAATCATTCTTTCTTCTACTATTTCTTCAGCATATGAGAGTCAGTTAGAGCTACCCAGGCCTGAATTGCATATGGATGGGATGAGAAAAGTTATTCTAAGTAAAGACATTCCTAAGGGCGGAGTCGGCGAGGAAGTGAGCATGACGGTGGTGAACTTTGCAGAAGGGAAATTGAGTGAGCGACTACCACCACTAAGGCCGCCAGATCCAGTTATAAAAGCGGTGGCTGCCGCTGATGAGATGTCAAGAGAAGTGTACGGGAACTCAGCAGATTCCGATGAGAGGAATGGTGCGGTGGTGCATCTAACCCAGGGAGGAGAACATTTGGGGCACCAGGATTATGGGGCGGGTCCGACAGCGTTCACCTTGCCTACGGCGGCAAGGATAGACATCGTCGTTGCACCAACTGCAAAAACCAGAGAgaaggttgttgttgttttgcatTCTGGAGAGACAAGTGATTGGGGAAGTCTGAAGCAACCTGGATTGGGTCCCTCTCTCAGCCTAATAGTCTTAGACCAAGTGGTTAGTGATTGTCTTACCTCCACAAAATTGTTTGACAGATATTTACTTGCTACTGGCAATAAAGATAAACACGTGTTAGAGGGTGAGAATCATGGAGTAAAAAATATATCTTCTGAAGTTGAAAAAAAGACACATGCCCCTACTAGCAACATGTTTCATGTTGAAATGATATTTTTGAGCTTAGCCCAATTGCTAGGACACACTAGAGGAAGAGAAAAGGTGGGCCAAGCCCAAAATAGTGGAAAGGAAGTTGAAGCATGTCTACAAGcccaaattaatgaaaagaaaaaggagtCTGAAACATTTCTACAAGTCCAATTTAGAACAGGGACATCCAATATGTGGGTTAAGGTTCTTTTGTCTAAATTGTTAAACCCAATTGTTGGTAATGTGATGAACTACCAGTTCATGGGTGCCATAGCACTGCTGGAAACACCACCCTATGATACTAAAATGGTGGTTGACACAGGAAGGGGTGCCAAGCGGCCGCCTCCAGAACCACCTGATCGTGTTGCTTGTATGACAAAATGGAAGAGATGAAGCTGGTTTTCTATAAGATTCATTCTGCAGGTACTGAGTTACATAGACTGAGGTGGGGACATGAACAAAATTGGAAGCATTGCCAAGTGATAGTCATATGTTGGGAGAATTTGAAGTTGCAACCTCATGAATTAGGGTCATTAGATAAGACATCCAATCAGAATTTAAAAGCTGATGTTGGCTTTAAGGGAAGTTGTGCTTTCTCATTTGCCTTGAGCTCTTCACATTGGAATCCTGGAGGTTGTTCTTACTTTTCAGGAACAACTTGGTCCACATCTTTTCAACAATGGGATCCAGGTGGTGGATTCTATAGTCCTTATTCAGATTCTGCAAGGAAGTGGATCAAAGGGAGGCTATTATAGATAACTTGGGGGGAAGCAACATACATTTAAGAAGGATTTTCCACATccatccttgaggacaaggatgtTTTGAGGGGGGGGGGAGTGATGATAGGAACCCAATTGTTAGGGATAGGCTCAATACTACTAGAGTTCATGGaagtaggggtgtacaagacccggccctacccgccCACCCGTCCCGGCCCATGTCTTTAaggccgggttgaacccggcccgatcattaaaagagatcgggttcgggttgatcttcgagttacccgacttcgggtagggtcgggttcgggttgatgcTCGGGTCACCtggcccgtcccacatatatattttataaaattttaatttgttataatgattaaaatgtgatacatggtgctcaaatttatcttacaatctagatgagattaaaatgtttaatatataccttatgaattaaataaacgttggtcaaactatgaacactttcatgctctaacaagagaaaatcatgtgtgtgtattatgcatatgtgagacaagtgaataaatgatcaaacaaaatgtaaacatctcaagtgcaatagattatgaaagaattgaatccttttaagttatttcttctaaaaaatagttccaacttataactcttttagtatgttattatctttaaattttaaaattagtatcaaatagtcttaaacttattgtccctcgggccaacccggtcTCGTCCTACATAaacccgtcctaaattggacccgcataatgtcgggttgtttcgggtctagggacgggttagggtctatgaattgacccgatcaacatttagggccgggttagggttaaccaaaacccgtcccaacccgtcccttgtacacccctacatGGAAGTAAGAGGAAGAGGTGCAATGCACCAAATCAATTCCCACGAGAGGTTTAACCACCTGCTGAGGTGGCATGAGCTGTGCTggtagtgggaaagagagagattgAGGATTATATAAGCATGTATTGTGTGAGAGAGGGGTTAGGCTTGAATTGAGTTTAGGCTTGGGAGAGTAGAGGCACTCTCGAATTGCCTCAGTttcttatctttaattttctaaTGTTATTTGTAATTCCTTAAAACACTGCTTCTGGGTATTTTCCAGAGGATTCATTGCTCATCTATCCTATTTCATTATCAGTCACTGTGCTAATTTTCTGGTTCCTGACAATAAATAACTtgagtaaaattaaaatatttaaagttataataatttttatattaatatcatatatgtattaatgtgaaaataaaataatgttaaatataatttgactgaaaca from Lotus japonicus ecotype B-129 chromosome 2, LjGifu_v1.2 includes:
- the LOC130736477 gene encoding uncharacterized protein LOC130736477, with amino-acid sequence MSFSSNRIFTYVPLKAVKGQVVADFLVEHTLPKEVVAYVGIQPWKLFFDGSSHKKGSGIGMLIISPRGIPTKFMFRIRENCSNNETEYEALISGLEILLALGAKNVVLKGDSELIIKQLTKEYKCVSENLAKYYVKAISLLAKFDQAGVSHIPSINNQEANELAQIASGYMVDKDRLEELIKVKEKLNPSDHDILAIDNMGPNDWRKPIVEYLQNPIGRTDRKVKYMALSYVIIGNELFKKNADGTLLKSLSKDDAFVAISTVHDGLCGAHQAGIKMKWLLFRQGMYWPTIMKDCIEYAKGCQDCQKHVGIQHVPANELHLIIKPWSFRGWALDLIGEINPSSSRQRKYIIVAIDYFTKWVEAIPLQNVTQDTMIDFIQNHIVYRFGLPKSLTTDQGTIFVGRKVASFAES